A region from the Oceanidesulfovibrio marinus genome encodes:
- a CDS encoding ABC transporter permease, which produces MARPGLLSPRRLRALVRKEMYQIVRDPSSIAIALVLPVILLLLFGYGISLDPRQIPIAVVLEQPSPAAMDLAARFTISDYFAPIPLTNFQQAEQLLRQRDVDAIVRVRADFSRELAAGRIAPIQLIVNAVDGNRARQIEGYVTGAWQRWVQSQAALDNQALPLVEVQPHYWFNSEVRSQNFLVPGLVVLVMTLIGTLLTALVMAREWERGTMESLLVTPVSVVEIVLGKLVPYFILGMMGMVVCLLMAFFLFHVPFRGSLLVLALLASIFLCAMLGLGLFISAVAKNQFVAGQTSLIAAFLPAFFLSGFIFELASAPFVIRAISHIVPARYFVAIVQSIFLAGNVWSVLLPNAAAMAGLACFFLFLAFKKTRKSLE; this is translated from the coding sequence ATGGCGCGTCCCGGCCTGCTTTCCCCGCGCCGTCTCCGGGCCCTGGTGCGCAAGGAGATGTACCAGATCGTGCGCGATCCCTCCTCCATAGCCATCGCCCTGGTGCTGCCCGTTATCCTGCTGCTGCTTTTCGGCTACGGCATCAGCCTGGACCCGCGCCAGATCCCCATTGCCGTGGTGCTGGAGCAGCCTAGCCCGGCAGCCATGGACCTGGCCGCGCGGTTCACCATATCCGACTACTTCGCCCCCATCCCTCTGACCAACTTCCAGCAGGCCGAGCAGCTCCTGCGCCAGCGCGATGTGGACGCCATCGTACGCGTGCGCGCGGACTTCTCGCGCGAGCTGGCCGCCGGACGCATCGCCCCTATCCAGCTCATCGTCAACGCCGTGGACGGCAACCGCGCCCGGCAGATCGAAGGCTACGTCACCGGCGCGTGGCAGCGCTGGGTGCAGTCGCAGGCAGCCCTCGATAACCAGGCCCTGCCCCTGGTGGAGGTGCAGCCGCACTACTGGTTCAACAGCGAGGTGCGCAGCCAGAACTTCCTGGTGCCGGGCCTGGTGGTGCTGGTGATGACGCTCATCGGCACGCTGCTCACGGCGCTGGTCATGGCCCGCGAGTGGGAGCGCGGCACCATGGAGTCGCTGCTGGTCACGCCGGTGTCCGTGGTGGAGATCGTGCTCGGCAAGCTCGTCCCCTACTTCATCCTCGGCATGATGGGCATGGTGGTCTGCCTGCTCATGGCCTTCTTCCTGTTCCACGTGCCTTTCCGCGGCTCGCTCCTTGTGCTGGCCCTGCTCGCCTCCATCTTTCTGTGCGCCATGCTGGGGCTAGGGCTGTTCATCTCCGCCGTGGCCAAGAACCAGTTCGTGGCCGGCCAGACCTCGCTCATCGCCGCGTTCCTGCCGGCCTTCTTCCTCTCCGGCTTCATCTTCGAGCTGGCCAGCGCCCCCTTCGTTATCCGCGCCATCTCCCACATCGTGCCGGCGCGCTATTTCGTGGCCATCGTGCAGTCCATATTCCTGGCCGGAAACGTCTGGTCCGTGCTGCTGCCCAACGCCGCGGCCATGGCCGGCCTGGCTTGCTTCTTCCTGTTCCTGGCGTTCAAGAAAACGCGCAAGAGCCTGGAGTAA